In one window of Pseudorasbora parva isolate DD20220531a chromosome 7, ASM2467924v1, whole genome shotgun sequence DNA:
- the LOC137083348 gene encoding zinc finger and SCAN domain-containing protein 21-like, protein MGHHDDPEAFLDLFEKFAEAGGWPRQDWPMHLILLLSGEAQLAAQQLPVKNLLVYEDLRRAILQRVGFSPEQHRQRFRSLTLGEDSRPFVMAQQLRDACRRWLGPDKNDGNNIVDRVVLEQFIAWLPKKTAQWVQCHRPASLDQAIQLAEDQMVACLGVGETLPAVSLSLPSPSSLSPSPYRPVPAPRTRGSFLPRGAGRGRPGGLPDRSRGPRAPPRGAERADREPSSDPITPLSPRQFLDPLTATGAAGKPEPACWRCGDPGHFVDRCPVMEVGTLIRIPDAPRAAPDRAGLYQIP, encoded by the coding sequence ATGGGGCACCACGATGATCCGGAAGCCTTCCTGGATCTGTTTGAAAAGTTCGCTGAGGCAGGGGGGTGGCCACGTCAGGACTGGCCGATGCACCTCATTCTGCTGCTGTCGGGAGAGGCGCAGCTAGCAGCCCAGCAGTTACCAGTCAAAAACCTCCTGGTCTATGAGGACCTACGGCGGGCCATCCTTCAACGTGTCGGTTTCTCCCCCGAACAACATCGTCAGCGCTTCCGGTCGCTGACACTGGGGGAGGATAGCCGACCATTCgtgatggcccaacagctccgggacgcctGCCGCAGATGGCTGGGCCCGGACAAAAACGACGGCAACAACATCGTGGATCgagtggtgctggagcagtttattGCGTGGTTGCCGAAGAAAACCGcgcagtgggtccagtgccaccgcccGGCGTCGTTGGACCAGGCCATCCAGCTGGCGGAGGACCAAATGGTGGCGTGCCTGGGGGTCGGCGAAACCCTTCCAgctgtctctctttctctcccctccccttcttctctctctccctctccataCAGGCCAGTGCCGGCTCCGCGTACCAGAGGGAGTTTCCTGCCTAGAGGGGCGGGCCGGGGAAGACCAGGGGGTCTCCCGGACCGATCCAGGGGGCCCCGAGCGCCGCCTAGAGGGGCGGAGCGGGCCGACAGGGAGCCGTCCTCCGATCCTATAACCCccctctctccacgccaattcCTTGACCCCCTTACAGCCACTGGGGCGGCGGGGAAGCCTGAGCCGGCCTGTTGGCGGTGCGGGGATCCGGGTCATTTTGTAGATCGGTGTCCGGTCATGGAGGTGGGGACGCTGATCCGGATCCCCGATGCGCCACGGGCTGCCCCTGATCGAGCCGGGCTGTACCAGATACCA